The sequence TTAGCATCAACAGCTTAGCTAAACAGCTTGGCGTTAGCCCTTCCACCCTTAACCGAGTAGTAGATGGCAAAAGCGGCATAAGCCCTGAGATGGCGCTAAGACTTTCTAAAGTGCTTAATGGCACACCTGAGTTCTGGCTCGGGCTACAGCAAAGTTACAGCTTATGGCAGGCCTCACAGTAAAATGATTTTTAAAATCTTAAGAAACTTGAACAGTTACAAGTAAGCGCTATTCAGTAGCGTTTACTTTGTTTTTTATTGGTTAGCATTTTGTTTCTCGCCCTCTCACCCCCAACCAGTGGACATCGATA is a genomic window of Spartinivicinus poritis containing:
- a CDS encoding HigA family addiction module antitoxin, translated to MMYNPPHPGEIIKESYLDELDISINSLAKQLGVSPSTLNRVVDGKSGISPEMALRLSKVLNGTPEFWLGLQQSYSLWQASQ